One genomic window of Pseudomonas aeruginosa includes the following:
- the xcpQ gene encoding GspD family T2SS secretin variant XcpQ, with amino-acid sequence MSQPLLRALFAPSSRSYVPAVLLSLALGIQVAHAEDSGRNAFVPAGNQQEAHWTINLKDADIREFIDQISEITGETFVVDPRVKGQVSVVSKAQLSLSEVYQLFLSVMSTHGFTVVAQGDQARIVPNAEAKTEAGGGQSAPDRLETRVIQVQQSPVSELIPLIRPLVPQYGHLAAVPSANALIISDRSANIARIEDVIRQLDQKGSHDYSVINLRYGWVMDAAEVLNNAMSRGQAKGAAGAQVIADARTNRLIILGPPQARAKLVQLAQSLDTPTARSANTRVIRLRHNDAKTLAETLGQISEGMKNNGGQGGEQTGGGRPSNILIRADESTNALVLLADPDTVNALEDIVRQLDVPRAQVLVEAAIVEISGDIQDAVGVQWAINKGGMGGTKTNFANTGLSIGTLLQSLESNKAPESIPDGAIVGIGSSSFGALVTALSANTKSNLLSTPSLLTLDNQKAEILVGQNVPFQTGSYTTNSEGSSNPFTTVERKDIGVSLKVTPHINDGAALRLEIEQEISALLPNAQQRNNTDLITSKRSIKSTILAENGQVIVIGGLIQDDVSQAESKVPLLGDIPLLGRLFRSTKDTHTKRNLMVFLRPTVVRDSAGLAALSGKKYSDIRVIDGTRGPEGRPSILPTNANQLFDGQAVDLRELKTE; translated from the coding sequence ATGTCCCAGCCTTTGCTCCGCGCCCTGTTTGCCCCTTCCAGTCGTTCGTACGTTCCCGCCGTCCTTCTCAGCCTGGCCCTCGGCATCCAGGTGGCGCACGCCGAAGACAGCGGCAGGAACGCCTTCGTCCCCGCCGGCAACCAGCAGGAGGCGCACTGGACGATCAACCTCAAGGATGCCGACATCCGCGAATTCATCGACCAGATTTCCGAAATCACCGGCGAGACCTTCGTCGTCGACCCGCGGGTCAAGGGCCAGGTCAGCGTGGTCTCCAAGGCCCAGCTCTCGTTGAGCGAGGTCTACCAGTTGTTCCTCTCGGTGATGAGCACCCACGGCTTCACCGTGGTCGCCCAGGGCGACCAGGCGCGCATCGTGCCCAACGCCGAGGCCAAGACCGAGGCCGGCGGCGGCCAGAGCGCGCCGGATCGCCTGGAGACGCGGGTGATCCAGGTGCAGCAGAGCCCGGTATCGGAACTCATCCCGCTGATCCGTCCGCTGGTCCCACAATATGGCCACCTCGCCGCGGTGCCCTCGGCCAACGCGCTGATCATCAGCGACCGCAGCGCCAATATCGCGCGAATCGAAGACGTGATCCGCCAGCTCGACCAGAAGGGCAGCCACGACTACAGCGTGATCAACCTGCGCTACGGCTGGGTGATGGACGCCGCCGAGGTGCTCAACAACGCCATGAGCCGCGGCCAGGCCAAGGGCGCGGCGGGCGCCCAGGTGATCGCCGACGCGCGCACCAACCGCCTGATCATCCTCGGCCCGCCGCAGGCGCGCGCCAAGCTGGTGCAACTGGCGCAATCGCTGGACACCCCGACCGCGCGCTCAGCCAACACCCGGGTGATCCGCCTGCGCCACAACGACGCCAAGACCCTCGCGGAAACCCTCGGCCAGATTTCCGAAGGCATGAAGAACAATGGCGGCCAGGGCGGCGAACAGACCGGCGGCGGCCGACCGAGCAACATCCTCATCCGTGCCGACGAAAGCACCAACGCCCTGGTCCTGCTGGCCGACCCGGACACGGTCAACGCTCTCGAAGACATCGTTCGCCAGCTCGACGTGCCGCGTGCCCAGGTATTGGTGGAGGCGGCCATCGTCGAGATCTCCGGCGACATCCAGGATGCCGTCGGCGTGCAATGGGCGATCAACAAGGGCGGCATGGGCGGAACCAAGACCAACTTCGCCAATACCGGACTGTCCATCGGCACCCTGCTGCAATCGCTCGAGAGCAACAAGGCACCGGAATCCATCCCCGACGGCGCCATCGTCGGCATCGGCAGCAGCAGCTTCGGCGCGCTGGTCACCGCGCTCTCGGCCAACACCAAGAGCAACCTGCTGTCGACCCCGAGCCTGTTGACCCTGGACAACCAGAAAGCGGAGATTCTGGTCGGCCAGAACGTACCGTTCCAGACCGGCTCCTACACCACCAACAGCGAAGGTTCGAGCAACCCGTTCACCACCGTGGAGCGCAAGGATATCGGCGTCAGCCTCAAGGTCACTCCGCACATCAACGACGGCGCGGCCCTGCGCCTGGAGATCGAGCAGGAGATCTCGGCCCTGCTGCCCAACGCCCAGCAGCGCAACAATACCGACCTGATCACCAGCAAGCGCTCGATCAAGAGCACCATCCTCGCCGAGAACGGCCAAGTGATCGTGATCGGCGGCCTGATCCAGGACGACGTTTCCCAAGCCGAGTCGAAGGTTCCCCTGCTCGGGGACATCCCATTGCTCGGTCGCCTGTTCCGTTCCACCAAGGACACCCACACCAAGCGCAACCTGATGGTCTTCCTGCGTCCTACGGTGGTCCGCGACAGCGCCGGTCTCGCCGCGCTCTCGGGCAAGAAATACAGCGACATCCGGGTCATCGACGGCACTCGCGGCCCGGAGGGACGACCCAGCATCCTGCCGACCAACGCCAACCAGTTGTTCGATGGACAGGCCGTCGATCTGCGCGAACTGAAGACGGAATAA
- the xcpP gene encoding type II secretion system protein N: MIPRRSSDITIKTRSDVLPFSGASSRWLQRYAPALLAVALIIAMSISLAWQAAGWLRLQRSPVAVAASPVSHESIRSDPTRLARLFGTSAQDPNAPPPATNLDLVLKGSFVQSDPKLSSAIIQRQGDKPHRYAVGGEISDGVKLHAVYRDRVELQRGGRLESLPFPHRSGGLLASADDITSENDSIEQLQSLQDENAAALRERLDALRQQMEATPIAEPAEEDSSEPTTTPTESD, encoded by the coding sequence ATGATCCCTCGGCGATCTTCAGACATAACGATAAAGACCAGGAGTGATGTATTGCCTTTCTCCGGCGCCTCTTCCCGCTGGCTGCAGCGGTACGCCCCGGCCCTTCTGGCTGTTGCCCTGATCATCGCCATGAGCATCAGCCTCGCCTGGCAGGCGGCCGGCTGGTTGCGCCTGCAACGCAGCCCGGTAGCCGTCGCCGCCTCGCCGGTCAGCCACGAGTCGATCCGCAGCGATCCGACCCGCCTGGCGCGCCTCTTCGGCACCAGCGCCCAGGACCCCAACGCCCCGCCACCGGCCACCAACCTCGACCTGGTGCTCAAGGGCAGCTTCGTCCAGAGCGATCCCAAGCTGTCCAGCGCGATCATCCAGCGCCAGGGCGACAAGCCGCACCGCTACGCGGTCGGCGGCGAGATCAGCGACGGCGTGAAGCTGCACGCGGTCTACCGCGACCGCGTCGAACTGCAGCGCGGCGGGCGCCTGGAAAGCCTGCCCTTCCCGCACCGTTCCGGGGGACTGCTGGCCAGCGCGGACGACATTACAAGCGAGAACGACTCGATCGAACAACTGCAAAGCCTGCAGGATGAGAACGCTGCAGCATTGCGCGAGCGCCTGGACGCCTTGCGCCAGCAGATGGAAGCCACGCCCATCGCAGAACCCGCCGAAGAAGACTCGAGCGAGCCCACGACCACGCCTACGGAAAGCGACTGA
- the xcpR gene encoding GspE family T2SS ATPase variant XcpR produces the protein MMTAPLPDIAAPAAPPRRLPFSFAKRQGLLFLCLEEQYWLACRPQVELAAIAEAQRFAGRRLPLKALGEDAFNQALAASYQHDSSAAMQLAEDLGGSLDLAALADQVPETEDLMEQEDDAPIIRLINAILGEAIRENASDIHLETFEKRLVVRFRVDGVLREVLEPKRELAALLVSRIKVMARLDIAEKRIPQDGRISLRVGGREVDIRVSTLPSANGERVVLRLLDKQAGRLNLQHLGMSERDRKLMDETVRKPHGILLVTGPTGSGKTTTLYASLTTLNDRTRNILTVEDPIEYHLEGIGQTQVNAKVDMTFARGLRAILRQDPDVVMVGEIRDRETAEIAVQASLTGHLVLSTLHTNSAIGAITRLVDMGIEPFLLSSSMLGVLAQRLVRVLCPACKEPYRADEAECALLGVDPAAPPTLHRARGCGECHQHGYRGRTGIYELVVFDDHMRSLIHNESSEQEMTRHARTSGPSIRDDGRRKVLEGVTTVEEVLRVTREE, from the coding sequence ATGATGACAGCCCCATTACCCGACATCGCCGCGCCGGCCGCACCGCCACGGCGTCTGCCGTTCAGCTTCGCCAAGCGCCAGGGCCTGCTGTTCCTGTGCCTGGAGGAGCAGTACTGGCTGGCCTGCCGGCCGCAGGTGGAGCTGGCGGCGATCGCCGAGGCGCAGCGCTTCGCCGGCCGCCGCCTGCCGCTCAAGGCGCTCGGCGAGGACGCCTTCAACCAGGCCCTGGCGGCCTCCTACCAGCACGACTCCTCGGCGGCCATGCAGCTCGCCGAGGACCTCGGCGGCAGCCTGGACCTCGCCGCGCTGGCCGACCAGGTCCCGGAAACCGAGGACCTGATGGAGCAGGAGGACGACGCGCCGATCATTCGCCTGATCAACGCGATCCTCGGCGAGGCGATCCGCGAGAACGCCTCGGACATCCACCTGGAAACCTTCGAGAAACGCCTGGTGGTGCGCTTCCGCGTCGACGGCGTGCTGCGCGAGGTGCTGGAGCCCAAGCGCGAGCTGGCGGCCCTGCTGGTATCGCGGATCAAGGTCATGGCGCGGCTGGACATCGCCGAGAAGCGTATTCCCCAGGATGGGCGGATTTCCCTGCGGGTCGGCGGGCGCGAGGTGGACATCCGCGTCTCGACCCTGCCCTCGGCCAACGGCGAACGGGTGGTGCTGCGTCTGCTCGACAAGCAGGCCGGGCGCCTGAACCTGCAGCACCTGGGCATGAGCGAGCGCGACCGCAAGCTGATGGACGAAACGGTGCGCAAGCCGCACGGCATCCTGCTGGTCACCGGCCCCACCGGCTCGGGCAAGACCACCACCCTGTACGCCAGCCTGACCACGCTCAACGACCGCACGCGGAACATCCTCACCGTCGAGGATCCGATCGAATATCACCTGGAGGGCATCGGCCAGACCCAGGTCAACGCCAAGGTCGACATGACCTTCGCCCGCGGCCTGCGGGCGATCCTCCGGCAGGACCCGGACGTGGTGATGGTCGGCGAGATCCGCGACCGGGAGACCGCCGAGATCGCGGTGCAGGCTTCGCTGACCGGCCACCTGGTGCTCTCGACCCTGCACACCAACAGCGCCATCGGCGCGATCACCCGCCTGGTGGACATGGGCATCGAGCCGTTCCTGCTGTCCTCCTCCATGCTTGGCGTGCTGGCCCAGCGCCTGGTGCGGGTGCTCTGCCCGGCGTGCAAGGAGCCCTACCGCGCCGACGAGGCCGAGTGCGCGCTGCTCGGCGTCGATCCCGCCGCGCCGCCGACCCTGCATCGCGCCCGCGGCTGCGGCGAGTGCCACCAGCATGGCTATCGCGGGCGTACCGGTATCTATGAACTGGTGGTGTTCGACGACCACATGCGCTCGCTGATCCACAACGAATCCTCCGAGCAGGAAATGACCCGGCATGCCCGCACCAGCGGACCGAGCATCCGCGACGACGGTCGGCGCAAGGTGCTGGAAGGCGTCACTACGGTCGAGGAAGTCCTGCGCGTGACCCGGGAAGAATAA